Proteins from one Streptomyces sp. NBC_00390 genomic window:
- a CDS encoding type I polyketide synthase — protein sequence MGRMSSNEDRLLEYLKRVTGDLRQVRERLREVEEKDQEPIAIVGMACRYPGGVRSPEDLWQLVVSGGDAVGEFPADRGWDVEGIYDPDPDAPGKTYTRRGGFLYEAGEFDPGFFGISPREAVAMDPQQRLLLETTWETFERAGIDAESVRGSRTGVFVGSGYQDYAAQAFNAIDDSEGFFGTGNSASIMSGRIAYTLGLEGPAVTVDTACSSSLVALHWAVQALRNGECSMALAGGVMVMSTPRAFVEFSRQRGLAADGRCKAFGAGADGTGWAEGVGMLLVERLSDARRNGHQVLAVVRGSAINQDGASNGLTAPNGPAQQRVIRQALASAGLSPAQVDVVEAHGTGTRLGDPIEAQALLATYGRERPEGRPLWLGSLKSNIGHAQAAAGVGGIIKMVMAMRHGVIPQTLHVEEPTPHVDWSAGEVRLLTEAMEWPETDHPRRAAVSSFGVSGTNAHTIIEQAPAHDEETAAEESAGAPPAADPPAWVLSAKSDAALQAQAARLLPFAQGEARPEDVGLSLATTRAALRHRAAVVGESHEELLLGLKDLAAGTPSSRVLLGRPAGGKTGFLFSGQGSQRIGMGRELYAAFPVFAEAYDEVCARLDAPVDVDAETLHQTGCTQPALFAVEVALFRLLESWGVRPDFVVGHSVGEIAAAHVAGALSLDDAAKLVSARARLMQALPAGGVMVAVQATEEEVLPHLTDGVAIAAVNGPSSVVISGDETAALAIAAAIAEQGRKTSRLKVSHAFHSPLMDPMLEEFAQVVRGLTFEESQLPVVSNVTGELVEAYTAEYWVRHVREAVRFADGVQTLHDLGVTTFVEIGPGGVLSGMAQGCVDGAVTVPLLRADRPERQALVTALAQLHTHGVAVDWSVLFSGARKVDLPTYAFQHERYWVETQHAAPAAVDPVDAEFWETVEREDLQALAETLDIAAEDAFSDVLPRLSSWRRQRKEQSAVDDWRYRESWTLLGGIAPAGIGGTWLLAVPEEENEQIAAVRTALTARDVDLKTLVVGAESDRAGLAGELAGLGPVDGVLSLLVSDDPVLPTLLLVQALGDAGVDAPLWCLTSGAVAVSGSDSLRNARHTQVWGLGRTVALELPRRWGGLIDLPETVDDQAAARLAGVLGRAQTGRWEEDQLAVRASGVFARRLAHAPARPATGRWQPGGTVLITGGTGALGGHVARWLARNGAEHLVLTSRRGADAPGAAALRAELETFGARVTVAACDVADRDAVAALLAEHTFAAVVHTAGVADAGMVDDSTPAAFAAALAAKAGGAAHLDELLGDQELDAFVLFSSISGVWGSGGQAAYAAGNAFLDGLARQRRDRGLTATAVSWGPWADGGMVEDGDDEERLRSRGLRAMTPASAITALQRALDRDETLLTVADVDWSRFIVPFTLGRPSPLLGDLPEVRATLAEDAPEAGRGSRALAESLAGLSHDDRERALVDLVRTHAAAVLGHRGAGAIEADRSFRDLGFDSLTAVELRNRINEVTGLALPMTLVFDHPTAADLAAHLLAEVTDGEDPEATASAAAAVLDEPIAIVGMACRYPGGVRSPEDLWELVASGRDAISRFPGNRGWDVEALYHPDPDHPGTTYTTHGGFLHDADEFDPAVFGISPREAIAMDPQQRLLLETTWEAFERAGIAPHTVRSTGTGVFIGSGYQDYAARPLKVPDGVEGYLSSGNSASVIAGRLSYAFGLQGPSVTVDTACSSSLTALHLAVQALRNGECSMALAGGVMVMAGPSAFTMSSRQRALSADGRCKAFSSSADGTGFAEGVGLVLVERLSDARRNGHEVLAVVRGSAVNQDGASNGLTAPSGKAQQQVIRQALANARLAPGQVDAVEAHGTGTRLGDPIEAQALLATYGKERSQDRPLWLGSLKSNIGHSQAAAGVGGVIKMVMAIRNGVLPQTLHVDEPTPDVDWSSGNVRLLTEQTAWPGQGSPRRAAVSSFGMSGTNVHTIIEQAPETGPAAEDEQAPETPDGTPAAQAVDVFPWALSAKSVRSLREQARRLLNHLDRTEGLSLPDVGRALVTTRTQLEQRAVIVGRDRHELRAGLAALADGEPADTVVQGTTTASGKVVLVFPGHGSQWTEMARELLDISPVFAEQAKACAEAFAPYIDWPLLDVLRAEPGAPGMAEVEVAQPALFTVMVSLAALWHSYGVTPAAVVGHSQGEIAAAYVAGALTLDDAARIVALRSRALTKLMGKGAMLAVAMPADRARARLEKYGDRLSVAAVNGPAALTVSGAPGAVDELLAELEGEGVRVRKVRGATGAGHSAQVESLRMELLELLAPVAPRAAEIPFYSTVTGTVLDTTALDAEYWYRNARRTVEFEQTVRTLLEDGHGVFVECSPHPLLTGAVQEIAEEAGADAVTGASLRRDKGGMDRFLRSVSELHVNGVHVDWTVPFAGHPERRVDLPTYAFQRQSYWLEGLAPVPVGADPVEARFWEMVENTDLPGLAGELGADDALIGPALPVLSAWRRRSREKSMVDSWRYRVSFRQLTDHPAPDLGGLWLAVLPAGLADEEWAPCVVGVLGAHGAKVRVVELPVDCDRADAANRLAEELGAEQPAGVLSMLGLAPGRHPAHPTLSASLAATVTLMQALGDLDVQAPLWCATRGAVSTGATDPLRDADQAQLWGLGIVAALEQPRRWGGLVDLPEALDEHALRRLAGVLAQHDEDQLAVRTDGVFGRRLVRARAADAEPAMPWQPRGTVLVTGGTGGVGRHLARWLAGAGAQHLVLTSRSGPNAPGAQELHAELTALGTEVTIAACDIADRDAVARLLAGIETRHPLTAVLHAAGTARSSMLADAGLDEFAEAAASKVTGAVHLDELLDGRELDAFVFFASGAGVWGSGGQASYACANAFLDALALRRRARGLTATSVAWGGWAGGGMVDEAVQERGEKRGLGFMAPELAISALHQAVEHDEAALTVAPIDWERFLPAFTVGRPSPLLADLPDVQRLLEAEQAADEETGAEAGLATELAGLAPAEQEERLLEHIRSQSAVVLGHVSAEDVPPTAQFLELGFDSLTAIDLRRRLSAATGLKLPAGLAFDHPTPARLAKHLLTQLSGAGRGAAEERPADMLVQLYQHASENGTAAEAMGMLMEAARFRPSFERPEELAERPAPVRFSQGDRHLALMCFSPYVVPAGAHQYARFAAPFRDRLDMWALTHPGYEKGEPVPSDVEAVLRLHAQTVRERAGGKPVVLLGYSSGGWIAHGVAARLEAMGEKPAAVVMVDSFSREIPFDHQVLNAMAQAQSQRLDFMRSGGEQLTAMGRYMHLFDDWAAPEIAAPTLLVRASEPMLVGAADGDGRAAPPEHVDTIVEVAGNHYSMMEDHAGTTAAAVGSWLADIVTDPSGPAAPLDETTA from the coding sequence ATGGGGCGGATGAGCAGCAACGAAGACAGGCTTCTCGAGTATCTCAAGCGTGTCACCGGGGACCTTCGCCAGGTCCGGGAGCGCCTTCGCGAGGTCGAGGAGAAGGACCAGGAACCCATCGCGATCGTCGGCATGGCATGCCGCTACCCGGGTGGTGTGCGCTCGCCCGAGGACCTGTGGCAGCTGGTGGTCTCCGGTGGTGACGCGGTCGGGGAGTTCCCGGCGGACCGCGGCTGGGACGTGGAGGGCATCTACGACCCGGACCCGGACGCGCCGGGGAAGACGTACACGCGCCGCGGTGGATTCCTCTACGAGGCGGGGGAGTTCGACCCCGGGTTCTTCGGGATCAGCCCGCGTGAGGCCGTCGCGATGGACCCGCAGCAGCGGCTGCTGCTGGAGACCACCTGGGAGACGTTCGAGCGGGCCGGCATCGACGCGGAGTCGGTGCGGGGGAGCCGCACCGGAGTCTTCGTCGGCTCCGGCTACCAGGACTACGCCGCCCAGGCGTTCAACGCGATCGACGACTCCGAGGGCTTCTTCGGCACGGGCAACTCCGCGAGCATCATGTCCGGCCGCATCGCCTACACCCTCGGCCTGGAAGGACCGGCCGTCACCGTCGACACGGCGTGCTCGTCGTCGCTCGTGGCCCTGCACTGGGCGGTCCAGGCCCTGCGCAACGGCGAGTGCTCCATGGCCCTGGCCGGCGGCGTCATGGTGATGTCCACCCCGCGGGCCTTCGTGGAGTTCAGCCGCCAGCGGGGCCTGGCCGCCGACGGCCGCTGCAAGGCGTTCGGCGCCGGGGCCGACGGCACCGGCTGGGCTGAAGGCGTCGGCATGCTCCTGGTGGAGCGGCTCTCCGACGCCCGCCGCAACGGGCACCAGGTGCTGGCCGTCGTCCGTGGAAGCGCCATCAACCAGGACGGCGCCTCCAACGGCCTGACCGCGCCCAATGGCCCCGCGCAGCAGCGGGTCATCCGCCAGGCCCTGGCATCGGCCGGCCTGTCCCCCGCCCAGGTCGACGTGGTGGAGGCGCACGGCACGGGCACGCGGCTCGGCGACCCCATTGAGGCGCAGGCGCTGTTGGCGACGTACGGCCGGGAGCGGCCGGAGGGACGGCCGCTGTGGCTGGGCTCGCTGAAGTCCAACATCGGCCACGCCCAGGCCGCCGCCGGCGTCGGCGGCATCATCAAGATGGTCATGGCGATGCGCCACGGCGTCATCCCGCAGACCCTGCACGTCGAGGAGCCCACACCGCACGTGGACTGGTCGGCCGGTGAGGTCCGGCTGCTGACCGAGGCCATGGAGTGGCCGGAGACGGACCATCCGCGCCGTGCCGCAGTGTCGTCCTTCGGCGTCAGCGGCACCAACGCCCACACCATCATCGAACAGGCCCCGGCCCACGACGAGGAGACCGCAGCCGAGGAGTCTGCAGGGGCTCCTCCCGCCGCCGACCCGCCGGCCTGGGTGCTCTCCGCCAAGAGTGACGCGGCGCTGCAGGCCCAGGCGGCCCGGCTGCTGCCCTTCGCACAGGGCGAGGCCCGGCCCGAGGACGTCGGGCTGTCCCTGGCCACGACCCGGGCGGCGCTGCGCCACAGGGCCGCGGTCGTGGGGGAGAGCCACGAGGAACTGCTTCTCGGGCTCAAGGACCTGGCCGCAGGGACCCCCTCGTCCCGTGTGCTGCTGGGACGCCCGGCCGGCGGCAAGACCGGCTTCCTCTTCTCAGGCCAGGGCTCGCAGCGCATCGGCATGGGCCGTGAGCTGTACGCGGCGTTCCCCGTCTTCGCCGAGGCCTACGACGAGGTGTGCGCGCGTCTGGATGCGCCGGTCGACGTCGATGCTGAAACGCTTCACCAGACCGGGTGCACCCAGCCCGCGCTGTTCGCCGTCGAGGTGGCGCTGTTCCGGCTCCTCGAATCCTGGGGCGTGCGACCGGACTTCGTCGTGGGCCACTCCGTGGGCGAGATCGCGGCCGCGCACGTGGCCGGCGCACTGTCGCTCGACGACGCGGCGAAGCTGGTGTCCGCCCGCGCCCGGCTGATGCAGGCGCTGCCGGCCGGCGGCGTGATGGTCGCCGTGCAGGCCACCGAAGAGGAGGTCTTGCCGCACCTCACCGACGGGGTGGCCATCGCCGCGGTCAACGGCCCCTCGTCGGTGGTGATCTCCGGTGACGAGACGGCAGCCCTGGCGATTGCCGCGGCCATCGCCGAGCAGGGCCGCAAGACGTCCCGGCTGAAGGTCAGCCACGCGTTCCACTCCCCGCTCATGGACCCCATGCTGGAGGAGTTCGCGCAGGTCGTGCGCGGTCTGACCTTCGAGGAGTCGCAGCTCCCCGTCGTCTCCAACGTCACGGGTGAGCTCGTCGAGGCGTACACGGCCGAGTACTGGGTCCGGCACGTCCGCGAGGCAGTCCGCTTCGCCGACGGCGTGCAGACCCTGCACGACCTGGGCGTGACGACCTTCGTCGAGATCGGCCCCGGCGGCGTCCTGAGCGGGATGGCGCAGGGCTGCGTGGACGGTGCCGTCACGGTGCCGCTGCTGCGTGCGGACCGTCCCGAGCGGCAGGCGCTCGTCACGGCACTCGCGCAGCTGCACACCCACGGTGTCGCGGTGGACTGGAGCGTCCTCTTCTCGGGTGCGCGGAAGGTCGACCTGCCGACGTACGCGTTCCAGCACGAGCGGTACTGGGTGGAGACGCAGCATGCTGCCCCCGCGGCGGTGGATCCGGTGGACGCGGAGTTCTGGGAGACCGTGGAGCGCGAGGACCTGCAGGCCCTCGCCGAGACCCTGGACATCGCTGCCGAGGACGCGTTCAGCGACGTGCTGCCCAGGCTGTCGTCGTGGCGGCGGCAGCGCAAGGAGCAGTCCGCCGTCGACGACTGGCGCTACCGCGAGTCGTGGACCCTCCTGGGCGGGATCGCTCCGGCCGGCATCGGCGGCACCTGGCTGCTGGCCGTGCCGGAGGAGGAGAACGAGCAGATTGCCGCGGTCCGCACCGCGCTGACTGCCCGTGACGTCGACCTGAAGACCCTGGTCGTCGGTGCGGAGAGTGACCGCGCCGGGCTGGCCGGGGAACTGGCCGGGCTCGGGCCGGTCGACGGCGTGCTGTCCCTGCTCGTCAGCGACGACCCCGTGCTGCCTACCCTGCTGCTCGTCCAGGCCCTGGGCGACGCGGGCGTCGACGCCCCGCTGTGGTGCCTCACCTCGGGCGCGGTGGCCGTGAGCGGCTCCGACTCCTTACGCAACGCACGGCACACCCAGGTCTGGGGCCTGGGCCGGACCGTCGCCCTGGAACTGCCCCGGCGCTGGGGCGGCCTGATCGACCTGCCGGAGACCGTCGACGACCAGGCCGCCGCACGTCTCGCCGGGGTGCTGGGAAGGGCGCAGACGGGCCGGTGGGAGGAGGACCAGCTCGCCGTCCGCGCCTCCGGCGTCTTCGCCCGGCGGCTCGCCCACGCACCGGCCCGCCCGGCCACCGGCCGCTGGCAGCCCGGGGGCACCGTCCTGATCACCGGCGGCACGGGTGCGCTGGGCGGCCACGTCGCCCGCTGGCTGGCACGCAACGGCGCCGAGCACCTCGTCCTCACCAGCCGCCGGGGCGCGGACGCCCCGGGCGCCGCCGCACTGCGGGCCGAACTGGAGACCTTCGGCGCCCGCGTGACCGTCGCCGCGTGCGACGTGGCCGACCGCGACGCCGTGGCGGCCCTGCTCGCCGAGCACACCTTCGCCGCCGTCGTGCACACCGCCGGAGTCGCTGACGCCGGCATGGTGGACGACAGCACCCCGGCCGCCTTCGCCGCCGCGCTCGCCGCGAAGGCCGGCGGCGCGGCACACCTGGACGAGCTGCTGGGCGATCAGGAGCTCGACGCCTTTGTCCTCTTCTCCTCCATCTCCGGCGTCTGGGGCAGCGGCGGCCAGGCCGCCTATGCGGCGGGCAACGCCTTCCTGGACGGGCTCGCGCGGCAGCGCCGCGACCGCGGCCTCACCGCGACCGCCGTCTCCTGGGGCCCGTGGGCCGACGGAGGCATGGTCGAGGACGGGGACGACGAGGAGCGGCTGCGCAGCCGCGGGCTCCGCGCGATGACCCCCGCATCGGCGATCACCGCCCTGCAGCGTGCACTCGACCGCGACGAGACCCTGCTGACCGTGGCCGACGTGGACTGGTCGCGCTTCATCGTGCCGTTCACCCTCGGCCGCCCCAGCCCGCTGCTCGGCGACCTCCCCGAGGTGCGCGCGACACTCGCGGAGGACGCCCCCGAGGCGGGCCGCGGTTCCAGGGCGCTCGCCGAGAGTCTGGCCGGGTTGTCGCACGACGACCGGGAACGCGCCCTCGTGGACCTCGTGCGCACGCACGCCGCCGCCGTCCTCGGCCACCGCGGAGCGGGCGCGATCGAGGCCGACCGGTCCTTCCGGGACCTCGGCTTCGACTCCCTGACCGCGGTGGAACTCCGCAACCGGATCAACGAGGTGACCGGTCTGGCCCTGCCGATGACCCTGGTCTTCGACCACCCCACGGCCGCGGACCTCGCCGCTCACCTGCTTGCTGAAGTCACCGATGGGGAGGACCCGGAGGCCACGGCCTCGGCGGCCGCCGCAGTGCTGGACGAGCCGATCGCCATCGTCGGGATGGCCTGCCGCTACCCCGGCGGCGTGCGCTCGCCCGAGGACCTGTGGGAGCTGGTCGCCTCCGGCCGCGACGCGATCTCCCGGTTCCCCGGCAACCGCGGCTGGGACGTCGAGGCGCTCTACCACCCGGACCCCGACCACCCCGGCACCACGTACACCACCCACGGCGGTTTCCTGCACGACGCGGACGAGTTCGACCCCGCCGTCTTCGGGATCAGCCCGCGCGAGGCCATCGCCATGGACCCGCAGCAGCGCCTGCTGCTGGAGACCACGTGGGAGGCCTTCGAACGCGCTGGGATCGCCCCCCACACGGTGCGCTCCACCGGCACCGGCGTGTTCATCGGCTCCGGCTACCAGGACTACGCCGCCCGCCCGCTCAAGGTGCCCGACGGCGTCGAGGGCTACCTCTCCAGCGGCAACTCGGCCAGCGTGATCGCCGGCCGCCTCTCCTACGCCTTCGGCCTGCAGGGGCCGTCGGTCACCGTGGACACCGCGTGCTCGTCCTCGCTGACTGCCCTCCACCTGGCCGTGCAGGCGCTGCGCAACGGCGAGTGCTCGATGGCGCTGGCCGGCGGCGTGATGGTGATGGCCGGCCCGTCCGCGTTCACGATGTCGAGCAGGCAGCGCGCGCTGTCCGCCGACGGCCGCTGCAAGGCGTTCTCCTCGTCCGCTGACGGCACCGGCTTCGCCGAGGGCGTGGGCCTGGTCCTGGTCGAGCGCCTGTCCGACGCGCGCCGTAACGGGCACGAGGTCCTGGCCGTCGTGCGGGGCAGCGCGGTCAACCAGGACGGCGCCTCCAACGGCCTGACCGCTCCCAGCGGCAAGGCCCAGCAGCAGGTGATCCGGCAGGCACTGGCCAACGCCCGGCTCGCCCCGGGCCAGGTGGACGCCGTGGAGGCCCACGGCACCGGCACCAGGCTCGGTGACCCCATCGAGGCACAGGCACTGCTGGCCACGTACGGCAAGGAGCGCTCGCAGGACCGGCCGCTGTGGCTCGGCTCGCTGAAGTCCAACATCGGCCACTCCCAGGCGGCCGCGGGCGTCGGCGGCGTCATCAAGATGGTGATGGCCATCCGCAACGGCGTCCTGCCGCAGACGCTGCACGTCGACGAGCCGACCCCGGACGTCGACTGGTCCAGCGGGAACGTACGCCTGCTGACCGAGCAGACCGCCTGGCCCGGCCAGGGCAGCCCCCGCCGCGCAGCCGTCTCCTCGTTCGGGATGAGCGGCACCAACGTGCACACCATCATCGAGCAGGCCCCGGAGACCGGGCCCGCCGCCGAGGACGAGCAGGCCCCCGAAACCCCGGACGGTACCCCCGCCGCCCAGGCCGTGGACGTGTTCCCGTGGGCGCTGTCCGCCAAGTCCGTGCGCTCCCTGCGCGAGCAGGCGCGTCGGCTGCTGAACCACCTCGACCGCACCGAAGGGCTCTCCCTGCCCGACGTCGGCCGCGCCCTCGTCACCACGCGGACGCAGCTGGAGCAGCGGGCCGTGATTGTCGGCCGCGACCGGCACGAGCTGCGGGCCGGGCTCGCGGCGCTCGCCGACGGCGAACCCGCGGACACCGTGGTCCAGGGCACCACAACAGCCTCCGGCAAGGTCGTCCTCGTCTTCCCCGGCCATGGCTCGCAGTGGACGGAGATGGCCAGGGAACTGTTGGACATCTCCCCGGTCTTCGCCGAGCAGGCGAAGGCCTGCGCCGAGGCGTTCGCCCCCTACATCGACTGGCCGCTGCTCGACGTCCTGCGCGCCGAGCCGGGCGCGCCGGGCATGGCCGAGGTGGAGGTCGCCCAGCCTGCGCTGTTCACGGTGATGGTGTCGCTGGCCGCCCTGTGGCACTCCTACGGTGTGACGCCTGCCGCCGTCGTCGGCCACTCGCAGGGCGAGATCGCCGCCGCGTACGTCGCGGGGGCGCTGACGCTGGACGACGCGGCCCGGATCGTAGCCCTGCGCAGCCGCGCGCTGACCAAGCTGATGGGCAAGGGCGCGATGCTGGCGGTCGCGATGCCCGCTGACCGGGCCCGCGCGAGGCTGGAGAAGTACGGGGACCGGTTGTCGGTCGCCGCCGTCAACGGGCCCGCCGCCCTGACCGTCTCCGGAGCGCCCGGTGCTGTCGACGAGCTGCTGGCGGAGCTCGAAGGTGAAGGCGTACGCGTGCGCAAGGTCCGCGGCGCCACCGGCGCCGGGCATTCCGCCCAGGTCGAGAGCCTGCGCATGGAGCTGCTGGAGTTGCTGGCCCCGGTCGCGCCGCGCGCGGCGGAGATCCCCTTCTACTCCACGGTGACCGGTACGGTGCTGGACACCACTGCCCTGGACGCCGAGTACTGGTACCGCAACGCCCGCCGCACGGTGGAGTTCGAGCAGACCGTGCGGACGCTGCTGGAGGACGGGCACGGGGTGTTCGTCGAGTGCAGCCCGCACCCGCTGCTGACCGGCGCCGTGCAGGAGATCGCAGAGGAGGCCGGTGCCGACGCCGTAACCGGTGCCTCGTTGCGCAGGGACAAGGGCGGCATGGACCGCTTCCTGCGCTCCGTGTCCGAACTGCACGTGAACGGCGTGCACGTGGACTGGACGGTCCCTTTCGCCGGGCATCCCGAACGGCGCGTGGACCTGCCGACGTACGCGTTCCAGCGGCAGAGCTACTGGCTGGAGGGCCTCGCCCCGGTGCCCGTGGGCGCCGATCCGGTCGAGGCCCGGTTCTGGGAGATGGTGGAGAACACGGACCTGCCCGGGCTCGCCGGTGAGCTCGGGGCGGACGACGCCCTCATCGGCCCGGCGCTGCCGGTGCTGTCCGCCTGGCGCCGGCGAAGCCGCGAGAAGTCCATGGTGGACAGCTGGCGCTACCGCGTCTCCTTCCGGCAGCTGACCGACCACCCCGCACCGGACCTGGGCGGCCTGTGGCTCGCCGTCCTCCCCGCCGGCCTGGCGGACGAGGAGTGGGCGCCGTGCGTCGTCGGGGTGCTCGGCGCCCACGGCGCCAAGGTGCGGGTCGTCGAACTCCCCGTCGACTGTGACCGCGCGGACGCAGCGAACCGACTTGCCGAGGAACTCGGCGCCGAACAGCCCGCCGGAGTCCTCTCGATGCTGGGCCTCGCACCCGGCCGCCACCCGGCCCACCCGACGCTGTCCGCGAGCCTCGCCGCGACCGTGACCCTGATGCAGGCGCTGGGCGACCTGGACGTCCAGGCACCGCTGTGGTGCGCGACCCGAGGCGCCGTGTCCACCGGAGCCACCGACCCGCTGCGCGACGCCGACCAGGCACAGCTGTGGGGCCTGGGCATCGTGGCCGCGCTGGAACAGCCCCGGCGTTGGGGCGGTCTGGTCGACCTGCCCGAGGCGCTGGACGAGCACGCACTGCGCCGCCTGGCCGGAGTGCTGGCCCAGCACGACGAGGACCAGCTCGCCGTACGCACCGACGGCGTCTTCGGTCGGCGCCTGGTCCGTGCGCGGGCCGCCGATGCGGAGCCCGCCATGCCGTGGCAGCCTCGCGGCACCGTCCTGGTCACCGGCGGAACCGGCGGCGTGGGACGGCACCTCGCCCGCTGGCTGGCCGGCGCGGGCGCGCAGCACCTGGTGCTGACCAGCAGAAGCGGGCCCAACGCCCCCGGCGCGCAGGAACTGCACGCGGAGCTGACCGCACTGGGCACCGAAGTCACCATTGCCGCCTGCGACATCGCCGACCGCGACGCGGTCGCGCGGCTGCTCGCCGGTATCGAGACCAGGCACCCGCTCACCGCGGTGCTGCACGCCGCCGGCACGGCACGGTCGTCCATGCTGGCCGACGCCGGCCTCGACGAGTTCGCCGAAGCCGCAGCCTCCAAGGTCACCGGTGCCGTCCACCTGGACGAGCTGCTCGACGGCCGTGAGCTGGACGCGTTCGTCTTCTTCGCCTCCGGCGCCGGCGTCTGGGGCAGCGGCGGGCAGGCCTCCTACGCCTGTGCCAACGCCTTCCTCGACGCCCTGGCACTGCGGCGGCGGGCCCGCGGCCTGACCGCGACCTCGGTCGCCTGGGGCGGCTGGGCCGGCGGCGGCATGGTCGACGAGGCGGTCCAGGAGCGCGGCGAGAAGCGGGGCCTGGGCTTCATGGCCCCCGAGCTGGCCATCTCCGCACTGCACCAGGCCGTCGAGCACGACGAGGCGGCCCTGACCGTCGCCCCGATCGACTGGGAGCGGTTCCTGCCCGCCTTCACCGTGGGACGGCCCAGCCCGTTGCTGGCCGATCTGCCGGACGTACAGCGGCTCCTGGAGGCCGAGCAGGCCGCCGACGAGGAGACCGGCGCCGAAGCGGGATTGGCTACCGAACTCGCCGGACTCGCCCCGGCAGAGCAGGAGGAGCGCCTGCTCGAGCACATCCGCTCCCAGAGCGCCGTGGTGCTCGGCCACGTGTCGGCCGAGGACGTGCCGCCCACCGCGCAGTTCCTGGAGCTGGGCTTCGACTCGCTCACCGCGATCGACTTGCGCCGGCGCCTGTCGGCGGCGACCGGTCTCAAGTTGCCCGCCGGACTGGCCTTCGACCACCCCACGCCCGCCAGGCTCGCCAAGCACCTGCTGACGCAGCTCTCAGGCGCGGGCCGCGGAGCCGCGGAGGAACGGCCGGCCGACATGCTGGTCCAGCTCTACCAGCATGCGAGCGAGAACGGGACGGCCGCCGAGGCCATGGGGATGCTGATGGAGGCGGCCCGCTTCCGGCCCTCCTTCGAGCGGCCCGAGGAACTGGCCGAACGGCCCGCTCCGGTGCGGTTCTCGCAGGGCGACCGGCACCTCGCGCTGATGTGTTTCTCGCCGTACGTCGTACCGGCCGGGGCGCACCAGTACGCGCGGTTCGCCGCACCCTTCCGCGACCGGCTGGACATGTGGGCGCTGACCCACCCGGGCTACGAGAAGGGCGAGCCGGTCCCGTCCGATGTGGAGGCCGTGCTGCGCCTGCACGCGCAGACGGTACGGGAACGCGCGGGCGGCAAGCCCGTCGTCCTGCTCGGCTACTCCTCTGGCGGCTGGATCGCCCACGGCGTGGCGGCGCGCCTGGAGGCCATGGGCGAGAAGCCTGCGGCCGTGGTGATGGTCGACAGCTTCAGCCGCGAGATCCCCTTCGACCACCAGGTGCTCAACGCCATGGCCCAAGCGCAGTCGCAGCGCCTGGACTTCATGAGGTCCGGCGGCGAACAGCTCACCGCGATGGGCCGCTACATGCACCTGTTCGACGACTGGGCCGCGCCGGAGATCGCCGCGCCGACCCTGCTCGTACGGGCGAGCGAGCCCATGCTGGTCGGCGCCGCGGACGGCGATGGACGCGCGGCACCGCCCGAGCACGTGGACACGATCGTCGAAGTGGCCGGAAACCACTACTCGATGATGGAGGACCACGCCGGCACCACTGCGGCGGCGGTGGGGTCCTGGCTGGCGGACATTGTCACGGATCCGTCCGGCCCCGCCGCCCCTCTCGACGAAACGACCGCTTGA